From the Rhinopithecus roxellana isolate Shanxi Qingling chromosome 5, ASM756505v1, whole genome shotgun sequence genome, the window ATTTAAAAGCTCACAATCCAGTAGGAGATAAATGTAATTTCTAACCAGGTAAAATGTGAAAGGGCCTTAAGAGAGGTACACATGCTATCAGTGGCAGAGTGAAAAACCACTGGAAGAAGCCAGAAGGACTAGTTGCACTGCAGGAGTGACTGCAAAATAATATATGCCCAGTAAACAGACACACTGCATTTTCCACTCTATCCAAGTGTGAAACACAAAGATCTGCTTAATTGCATTCTGATGATTGGGCTTGGAAAGTGTTGCCAATTTCAGCATTAAAAATACAGcataggccgagtgcagtggctcacacctgtaatcccagcactttgggaggctgaggcaagcggatcacctgaggtcatggtgaaaccccatctctactaaaaacacaaaaattagccaggagtgagattggggtggtggctcacgcctgtaatcccagcactttgggaggccgaggtgggcgcaccacgaggtcaggagatggagagcatcctggctaacaaggtgaaactcatctctactaaaaatacaaaaaaaagaaaaagaaaattagctgggcgtggtggtgggcgcctgtagtcccagttactcgggaggctaaggcaggagaatggcgggaacccgggaggcggagcttgcagtgagctgagatggcgccactgcactccagcctgggcgacagagcaagacctgtcgcaaaaaaaaaaaaaaaaaaaaaattagccaggagtcgTGCcaggcatctgtaattccagctactcaggacgctgaggcaagagaatcgcttgaacctgggaggcggaggttgcagtgagctgagatcacgcccttgcactccagcctgggggacaagagcgagactttgtctcaaaaacaaacaaacaaaatacagcatatggctgggcgcagtggctcacgcctgtaatgccagcactttgggaggctgaggtgggtggattacctggggtcaggaattcgagaccagcctggccaacgtggtgaaacctcatctgtactaaaaatacacatacacacacacacacacacacacacacacaattagctggacatggtggcgggcgcctgtaatcccagctactcgggaggctgaggcaggagaatcacttgaacctaggaagcagaggttgcagtgagcagagatcgtgccactgtgctccagcctgggtgacagaacaagcctccgtctcaaaaaaaaaaaaaaaaaaaaaagaaaagaaaaaaaaaagaaaaaagaaaaaaagaaaaagaaaaaaaatgcagagtcTGCTGGGGGAAACATGGAGCTGAATTGGACATCAGAAGAAAGTGGAATTTTGATGTTGATAGATGTTGCTGCTAGAATCCAACAAGGAAGGCCAGACACTGACTTCATAGAACCACAAAGCAGGAGGCAACATTTCATACATATGCACACTTCCTGGTTTGTTTTAGTtcccaaagaattgaaaaatgaaggtgggtggagggaggaagaggcaATGAAATATAGTACGTTCCTGAATAAAGGGCATCATCTTAGCAAGTTGAAGTTAGAGAATCTCTTGGTACATATTTATGCAGTCGAGTTTGCGGATTAACTGGAccctttgctttttcttcttccatctgCCTTTTAGGCAATTCATTACTTATTTGAATTTCCACCAGACGGTAGGAGTCAAGAGAAGGAATATTGGATATTAAAAACCGGTTACTGTTAAAGAAGGGTTGCTGTATGGCGACTGACAACAAGAGATATAGCACTTTATTTTGCTGCGTTTTTTTTTACCACTAATTAATGTGGTTTAACTAATATAGGGAAATGGCCTCAGAATGGATCATTATTTTATCCAATTTTAGAGGGTGCCCTTAAACAAGATGGCAACCTCAGGGGCGTTAACAAGGTGCTGAAGCAGCAGCGATGTAACCTGTTGCCTCGACACCgggctggagtgggaggactCACCGCTAAGGGTTCAGAACGGATTTTCAACCAGTCACGCCCTTCTCAAAGATGGCCGACCTCACTTCCCTCACGCAACATGGACGTTTTCAGACACTTCCTGTGAATTTGAGGTTACTCTGATCTAGGACTACTTGCATGACCAAAGCCAAGATGGCAGGTACGCCCTTTAACAATTTAAGGTTAGTGAAGCCATCTATTTCCCCAACCCCCTTCGTGAAAATGGTCTTTCCCATCTGGCTCTTCTTTTGGGAGGCGTGGTTGCCAGCAGTCAAAATGGCTCCTTTCGGGAATAGATTTAATAGGAAGTGAAGCTATGACGGCGAGGCGTTGCCCGACCTATCTTTGCTAGGCGTTCTCAGAGTTAGTTCTTTCTGCCCACACTAGACATGGCGCTTGCCAGCGTGTTGGAGAGACCGCTACCGGTGAACCAGCGCGGGTTTTTCGGACTCGGGGGTCGTGCAGATCTGCTGGATCTAGGTCCAGGGAGTCCCAGTGATGGGCTGAGCCTGGCCGCGCCCGGCTGGGGTGTCCCAGAAGAGCCAGGAATCGAAATGCTTCATGGAACAACCACCCTGGCCTTCAAGGTGCGGAGCCAGCCCCCTTGCCAGGCAGATTATTGAACGCCCGCGACTTGCCTGGCCTCCCAGCCTGACCAGAGTTTGCGGTGGCCTTGGCCACCAACCCAGGCGGAGGCGCGGTCCTCTCGTTCGGACCGCAGCAGTTTTGCTGTCTCATTGACCCAGGAGGCCCCTGTCTTTGCTCTGGTTGGAGAGGGTGGCGGTGGGGCCGGGGGTAAGTTGGGGAAGGAAGCTGAGGCCTCTTGGGTTGATTCCTAGGCGACCCCAGGTTCCTGCTGTTCAGGATCTTCTAGCTGGGAAAGGGGAAAGGCCGCAACAAAAATGAACCTTGGCCGAGGGAAGGCTATTGTAACCGTTTACCAAAGTTTTGGAAACTGGGCGGCCCCTCAAGGCAAGGGTAACCGAAACTGGCATAAAGGGGAAACTgggttcctcatctataaaatgattttctttttgtttttgagacagggcttcgccctgtcgctcaggctggagtgcaatagtgccagcgcctcagcctccagagtagctgagactataggcacacaccaccacgacAGGCtaagttttttactttttgtagagatggatctccctgtgttgcccaggctggtctccagcacctggcctcaagcgatcctcccgccttggcctcccaaaatgccgagattacaggagtgagccaccacgcccatcctataaaatgaatttaatatgAGTTATATCCAGGTAAAGGGAGTGAGATGTGAAGCTTAGGTGATATTAATATATGGGGAAGTAGAGAAGTATACTGTGAAGTGTAAAAGGGTAGAGAAAGAGATGTGCTGGGTTTGGACTGATGCAAAAAGAAGTATGGTAGGAGTGTTTTTGTGGTCTTATGTGGCCTGTTTTGTATTTTCCTCTGATCTTAACAGTTCCGCCATGGAGTCGTAGTTGCAGCTGACTCCAGGGCTACAGCGGGTGCTTACATTGCCTCCCAGACGGTGAAGAAGGTGATAGAGATCAACCCATACCTGCTAGGCACCATGGCTGGGGGCGCAGCGGATTGCAGCTTCTGGGAACGGCTGTTGGCGCGGCAATGTCGAATCTATGAGCTTCGAAATAAGGAACGCATCTCTGTAGCAGCTGCCTCCAAACTGCTTGCCAACATGGTGTATCAGTACAAAGGCATGGGGCTGTCCATGGGCACCATGATCTGTGGCTGGGATAAGAGAGGCCCTGGTGAGTTAAGCTGCAACCACATTATCCTTGGGCTGACACTACAGAGAGGAGGAGTTGTATGGACAGATGAATTAAAGGGTTTGATGTCAATGCTGAGGAAGTGTAATTAGGTCCTTagcccttctttctctctctctctttttttttttttttttttttttttgagactgtatctcattctgtcgctcagactggagtgcagtggcatgatcttagctcactgcagcctccacccctaGGATTAAGcgaatctcagcttcctgagtagctgggattacaggcacccatcaccatacctggttagtttttgttttggttttggtttttggttttttttgagacggagtttcgctcttgtcacctaggctggagtgcaatggtgcaatcttggcttatttcaacctccacctccgggattcaagcgattctcctgcttctgccccccaagtagctgggattataggcatgcaccaccacacctggctaatttttgtatttttagtagagatgggggtttgccatcttggtcaggctggtctcgaactcctgacctcaggtgatccaccctcctcggcctcccaaaggactgggattacagtcgtgagtcactgtgcctggccttatttttgtgtttttagtagagatgggatttcaccatgtttgccaagctGGTATCGAATGCACATGATCCACTGACCttggctttggcctcccaaagtgctgggattacagatatgagccaccgcacccagcctgttccttctcttttttcaagGAAGGCACTGTAGTATAGGAAAAGGGATGGAGTTAAATCAGCTGTGTCATTGACTACCTGTTTGACAGTGGGCATGCATATTTTCTCAGCCTCTGTTTTATCATCTGTTATATTGGTTAAGTGAGGTAACAAATGTAAACCTACTAGTATAGTGTCTGGCTCATAATTTTCCATCTGTGCTCTCTCCTATAAAATAAGAcccagaggccaggcgtggtgggtcatacttgtaatcccagcactttaggaggctgaggcaggtggatcacctgaggtcaggaattcaagaccggcctggccaacatggcgaaaccctgtccctactaaaaatacaaaaattagcccggcatggtggcaggcacctgtaatcccagctactcaggaggctgaggcacgagaatcgcttgaacccggtaggtggatgttgcagtgagcagagatcatgccactgcactccagcctgggcaacagagtgagactctgtctcaaaaaaaaaaaaaaagaatttaagaatttGTTGAATCCTACATGTAGCAGTAGTGCTTCAAGTGTTCATTGGCCATGTGTGGCttgtggctactgtattggactcTAATATATGGTTGTCCCTCAAAAGTTAGTcatttctcttctgtattttttcttttctttctttctttttttttttttgaaacgaagttttgctcttgtcgcctagtctggagtgcaatggcattgtctcggctcactgcaacctctgcctcctgggttcaagtgattctcctgccgcagcctcccaagtacctgggattacaagcgcccgccaccatgcccagctaattttgtatttttagtagagatggggtttcaccatgttggccaggctggtctcaaaatcctgacctcaggtgtttcgcctgcctcagcctcccaaagtgctaggattaaaggtgtgagccactgcacccggcctcttctccttttttctttagagaGTCTTTGGCCTAGAAGGAGCCTTTTGGGCTCCTCTCTTTTTTTGGGCGGGGTGggtatggagtctcactcttgttgccctggctggagtgcagtggcgcaatctcagcttactgcaatctccgcctcccaggttcaagtgattctcctgcctcaacctcccatgtagctgagactacagtcatgtgccaccatgcccatctaatttttgtatttttagtagagacagggtttcaccatgttggccaggctggtcttgaactcctgacctcaggtgatctgcccacctcagcctgccaaagtgttgagattacaggggtgagccatgcGCCCAGTCCTGGGCTCATTTCTTTTATAATCACCCTTAACCATCGTGCTAGGTCCTGTTCTATCATCTCTGAAAATAAGTTCCTTagcctgtttttcctttccagcATTTAAGAAACTTGCCAGAAAGTTCGACTTTGTATTTGATGTCATTTCCTCACCAGCCAGTTTTGAATTGTCCCTTTAGTAAAGTTGGAGTATAGCTAGTCACTTTCTACTTTTCCCTTCCATATgcttgaaaataattattctttcctcctttttttttgcttcattaaTTTACCTGCTTACTAAATACCTAGTTACCTTGTGGAACAATTATAGGATACCTACCACTTTTTCACTTGCTTTCAAATGAGAATAGAAAGGGATGTAGGGAGTATCTGCTTACTACCCAATGGAGGATGAAAGGAAATTATAAACAATGTGAGAGAGGAGCTCAGTTTGTTACTTTGGAAACTGAGATGCTATTCTCTGAAAGGTGGGAAAAGACAGTTCCATACATTTTACATGATCCAGGGAAGCATTTTGGAATTGTTGCTTTGAACCCTTAACTGGTGGATTTGTTCTAGGTGATGGAAACAGTGTAAGAGAGTACAGGGACTGGGTAGCAAGGAAAATCCAGGGAGACTGAGCATCATTTAAATAGTACTTTCAAGAGGCCTTCCTGACTACCCCGTCCCATTCATTGTGAGTCAGCCCCTTGCCTCATATTACAGTTGGTCCTTGAGCAACATGGATTTGAATCACTCAGGTCCACTTATACGCAGATATTTTTCAACCTAATTCTGATTGAAAATACACATTCCCAGAATTTGAAACCCGAATATACAGAaggccaatttatttatttatttatttattttgggggtggagttttgctcctgtcacccaggctggagtgcaatggcgcgatctcggctcactgcaacctccgcctcctgggttcaagtgattctcctgcctcagcctcccgagtagctgggagtacaggtacccaccaccctgccagctaacttttatgtttttagtagagacagggttttaccatgttggccaggctggtcttaaactcctgacctcaggtgatccacctgcctcagcctcccaaagtgctgggattacaggcgtgagccaccacacccggccaactttTCATATATGCAGGTTCTGCAGGGCCAACTTTGGGACTTGAGTATGCATAGATTTTGGTATATGCAGGGGTCTTGGGACGAATCCCCTTCATATACAGAAGGACGACTGTACTTAACCCAAGGCTgaataagataaaaaatttttttgtgagacggagtctcgctctgtcacccaggctggagtgcagtggcacgaactctgctcactgcaaggtcggccttccaggttcacgccattctcctgcctcagcctcctgcgtagctgggactacaggcactcgccaccatgcctggctaattttttgtatttttagtagagacggggtttcaccgtgttagccaggatggtgtcaatctcctgaccccgtgatccacctgcctcagcctcccaaagtactgggattacaagcgtgagccaccgcgcccggcctgataaataccatttttaaaagaaccagttggctgggcgcggtggttcacgcctgtaatctcagcactttgggaggccgagacaggtggatcacctgaggtcaggagttccagaccagcctgaccaacatggtggaaccctgtctctactaaaaatacaaaattgtggtggcacatgcctgtaaacccagctactcagggagatgaggcaggacaaccacttgaacctgggaggcagaggttgcagtaagctgagatcgtgccattgcactccagcttgcgaAGGAAatgagcaaaactttgtctcaaaaatcaGTCAGTCAATCAATAAAAAGAACCAGTCAAATGCTGAAGGAGTTTTGAGGAGGAAGAGATTACTTATGATGGGAGGAATTAGGGAAGACTTCATGGATTGGTGGTAGTTGTCCTGGATGTGAAAAAGGGAAAGGGAACATaacaaagaaagggaggaaagaagcaTGAAGCTTTTGAGGAGTAACTGAAAGTCCAGTTTAATTGGAACTAAGTGGGTGAAGGGGAATAGTGAGCCAAAAAGCCAGAAGGGTACGATGGAACCAGATGGTGACCCCCCTAGGCAAGAGCATGGCAGTGGGGCTGAGAAGGGGCCAGAGAAAGCAGTAAAGtagacatgagaatcacctgaacctgaaaACCAATAAGGGCAGTGGTGCTCGAGCTGGcttgcattagaatcacctggaggacttaAAAAAAGTTCCATACCTGTTTCCCACCCCACACCAATTATAAAAAACACCTAGGGTAAGTCCtatgcatttttgaaaaaaatctttgttaGATGACTAGTGCACAGTGAGATGTGAGAACCactaaaataggaaaaagagtAGTGATGCCATTGGCAGAATTTCAGAAGACAGGAGGAAGCGTGGGTTAGTGGCGCACAAGAGAGATGAGTTTGGTAGGTAATGGAGAACCACTGGTATCTAAGTTTAGGAAGTATGAATCTGAACTTGATGACAAAGGCATTCAGCTGGAGGGATCCAGTAGGCAGTTGGGATTGAACACTTTGTCTAAATTTTCATCTGTACCAAAAGTTAGCTAGTTTTTTCataaagggccaaatagtaaatattttaggcctgCAGGCCTAAATCTTTATCTCAAAtacttaatgttttgtttttctaagaccaccagagcgggtacaaaagaaccagcgactaggcaagggtaggagcaaaactgcaagtttattttggtcacctagcttcaagggaagaaggtgggtagggagaggtctgttggcccccgacaaaaggggcccccggagtcacccgtacagctctccgACGGAGTTCCGACCACAGTGGGgaaccgaccgcagtggggaagctgggaagtccgcgcgtggcgatccccccagagcggcttttctaggagtgggagggcgataggcggggcacgggcgtgtccgggggcgttccgcaggtgtgaccaggtaaatcttggtctcttcggattgacatcacctggcgcatgcctagttggtctgcaccttcccggtcCCCGGCTGGATTTTcccgcgcgcgggaaaagttgggggggggatGAAAAACCcagaagtgcgccatcttgcctccgttcatccaaacacttAACTCTGCTGGTGTTGCACAAAACAACCATAGACAGTATGGAAAcagtggctgtgttccaataacattctaattacaaaaataaaggcAGTTGGCCTGGCCAAACCCTGTTCTATACcagcaatagaaatataatgtgagccatatttgtaattttacattttatactagctacattttttaaattaaaaagaaaaaaattaatttcaacatATTTTGTTTAACCTAATAAATCCAAAATATTATGTCAGCAGGTAGTACTAGTTCATTTCAAATGCTCAACTAGTCCcgtgtggctagtggctaccatatggACAGTGCAGGTCTTTACAATATGATTACGAACTCTAGGCTTTATTATCCTCCTGTGTAAAGTATGTCTTGTTCTCCAGATATTTTAAACTCTTTGAGTTCTGGGATTatggaatttgtttttctgtcacacaggctggagtgcagtggcataatcacagctcactgtgatctcaacctcctgggctcaagtgactggCATTGTGGGGTCTTTTGGTGGG encodes:
- the PSMB5 gene encoding proteasome subunit beta type-5; the encoded protein is MADMALASVLERPLPVNQRGFFGLGGRADLLDLGPGSPSDGLSLAAPGWGVPEEPGIEMLHGTTTLAFKFRHGVVVAADSRATAGAYIASQTVKKVIEINPYLLGTMAGGAADCSFWERLLARQCRIYELRNKERISVAAASKLLANMVYQYKGMGLSMGTMICGWDKRGPGLYYVDSEGNRISGATFSVGSGSVYAYGVMDRGYSYDLEVEQAYDLARRAIYQATYRDAYSGGAVNLYHVREDGWIRVSSDNVADLHEKYSGSTP